The genomic DNA GGACGCACGAGTACGAGTACTGGAAGAGCAAGGGCTGGCTCTGACGGTGCTCTCAGGCTCGTAGCGAGGCTATCATGCGCAGAGGCAGATCTGAGATCAGCGAGATGGGCGCGTTTGCGGCCGTGGAGATGAACCTCGATGGCAGCGGAGCCGCGACCGCCTCCACAGGCTCTGGGTTCATGGATCACATGCTCAATTCGATGGCGAAGCTGGGATCTATCGACATCAGAGCATCCGCTGGCGGGAACTCTCTCTACAGGTATTCTCTCCTGGGATCGGCGATCGGGGCTTCGCTCGATCAGACGCTGGGCGATAGGAGCGGGATAAGAAGATATGGATTCGCGGCAATCCCGATGGATGATGCGCTTGCAGAGGTGGCTCTGGATCTCGGCGGTAGAGCATACCTCGTGATGAGAGGATCATTTAATGGGGAGAGGATCGGGGACCTGAACACCTTCGAGATAAAGGCGGTGCTCATGGGTATCACCGACCGGGGAAGGCTGACGCTCCACGTCAGGTTCTACGGTGAGAACGATCACCACATCGCTGAGAGCATATTCAAGGCGCTCGGGCTCGCGATCCGCAACGCTGTGGAGCCTGGCGCGGCTGGGGTCCTGAGCACGAAGGGAGTGATTTGACCCGGGAGACAAATGCATCTCCTCCAATCCACTCGCTGTGGCTGAGATATGCCGTCGTAGCTGGCCTGCACAAGTGGATCTCCTGACGGGCCCGTCCCTTCATCCTGTCTCTCCTCTGAACGCCTCGATCGCCTTCGCGCAGTTCCTGAGAAGCCCTGCTGCGAGATGCTGCGACGGCCAGGATCCGAGACCGCAGTCGGGGCCTGCATATCTGACGAGATCCCCGAAGATCCGCACAGCCCGCTCGAGTCTCCTCTTTATGACCTCCGGCGACTCCATCCTGAGGATCTCGACCTCGAGCCTCTCCGGCTGCTCCCAGAGGTTTGTGTTGAGCAGCTCGTTGAGCCTAGCAACCATCGAGAGGATGTCTGTCCTGGCTATTCCGGTTCTTATGAACGTGTCATTCTCCGCAAGCACCTTGCGATCGATGATATCGAGATAATCAGGATGTGACGCTGACTCAACGCCTATGACATTTATGCCTGGAACGCGTGCGCAGAGCTCCGCGTACACCGGAGAGTGGAGATGCACCTGGACATCAACCCTTCCCGCGCATACCCTGCTCGCTACCTCGAGCGCTTCGATGATCTCATCCTCTGAGAAGACTATGCTGGAGCTGATCCCCAGGCTCGGCTCATCGATCGATATGACAGCCACATCGATGTCAAGCAGTCGTGCCTTCTCGATGGCTCTCTCTATGAAGCGCGAGACGCTCTCTGCTATGTTTAAGAGAATATCAGCGTAGTCTGTCGATCCGAATTCTGATATGTACAGCTCGAGAGGGCCAGTGACGCAGACGCGAACGCTTCTTCCGATCGATCTGAGTGCATTGAGCTCTATTATCTCAGCTGCATCCCTGCGGATCAGATACGGTTTCTCTGTGGTCTCAGGTGATCTCATGGGGTTCATGAACATGTCTATCATATCCCTGAGCTGCGGGTATGTAGGCACCTGAACGCCAGCTGAGATCTTCATCTCCATTATGCTTCTCACAAGAGAAAGGTACTCCTCCCTGCCCAGACCATCGATCCTGGCATGCGGAAAGCTTCCTATGTCATCGAATCTCATCGCAGACCTCTGAGATATGATTTCAGGGACTCGTAGGATCCGCTTATCTCCTTGATATGCTCTTCCAGGCTGTCGAGCTCTGCCATCGCCCTCGGGAGCGGGGGCGTCACTCCAAGAACGCGGATGATCTCCTCCGGGAACTTCGCGGGATCCGCGGTCTCCAGCGAGACTGTCGGCTCCCAGCGCTCGACCTCCTCGAAGTACCTCATGAGCCCTGCCCATCCGACGGCTCCGTGTGGCTCCAGGAGCACCCTGTAACGCTCGTACACCTCTTTTATCGTCTTTCTCGTCTCATCATCGCTCACCGAGACCGCGAACATGTCCCTACGCATTGCATCGAGATCCGGCTCTCTCCTCACCTCACCCTTCTCATCCAGCCACCCGCCGTAAAGCGCGAACACCCTGGCGAGGTTGCTCGGATGGCCCACATTCATCGCATTTGAGATGCAGTTCCTGCTGGGTCTTATAGGCTTGTAGATGCCTGTGCGCATGAAGACCGGAAACTCATCGTTCTCGTTCGTGGCGACGACGAAGCGCCTCACGGGCAGCCCCATCCGCATTGCTATGAGACCACCCATCAGGTTGCCGAAGTTGCCGCTCGGCACAGATATGACGATCTCCTCTCCTTCAGAGATCCTGGAGTATGCGTAGAAGTAGTAGACTGCCTGAGGCAGAAGCCTCCCGACGTTTATCGAGTTCGCTGATGACAGATTGAGGTCTCTCAGCTCCGGATCTGCGAATGCTCTCTTGACAAGAGCCTGGCAGTCATCGAATTTGCCATCCACCGCCAGAGCGTGTACATTTCCGCCAAGCGTCGTCATCTGCTTCCTCTGCCGCTCAGTGACCTCATCTCGTGGGTATAGAACGACAACCTGAACGTTGCTCAGGCCGTAGAACGCATGGGCCACGGCACTGCCGGTGTCTCCTGAAGTCGCGGTCAGTATGATCACACTCCTCCCCTCTCGCTCCAGGAAGTACTGAACGAGCCTGCCCATCAGCCTGGCAGCAAAATCCTTGAAGGAGCATGTAGGCCCGCGGTCCAGGCGCATGATGTGCGCCCTGTCGAAAACCCTCTCGATCGGAACATCGAAGTTGTATGCGTCCTCCAGTATCGATACGAGATCCTCCTTGGGGATGAGATCGCCGATATAGGGACCCACAACGCGGTACGCAATCTCAGGATACCTCATTTTCGAGAAACGCACGATCTCCTCTGTGCCGATCCTGGGGATTTCCTCGGGCATGTAAAGGCCCATATCTGGAGCCTGGCCCGATAGCAGGGCCTCCCTGAAGTCGACACGCTCAGGCGAGCCATTTGTGCTGTAAAACATAAGATTGGACATGCTGCATGAGAGTTGCATGGAAACTATTAAAAGCTGTACGGTTTCGTGACGGACATGTCTGAAGATTAAGTGTTTTGACATGCAGAAGCGGTAAGGTCCGAATTTCTGGCCTCGCCTCTTATCCGGACAGAGTCACGGGCTCGCAACACTGAATCTCCAACTAGAAGGGCAACATGGACGTTGATCCTGAATCTATGCCACAGACACGATAACTCATAAATCCGGAAAGATTGAGCAAAGGTTGAGCGCTGCGGATTTCAGCGATTCGAGTGCGCGATCAACACCGTAATGGTTATTAATTATCATTGTGCTACATTTACATGTAAAAACACATTCGGAGGTGAATGGAATGGATGCATTCACAAGCCAGGTGGTTGCGGTGATCATCTTCGGCCTGCTGGTGACTCTCCTGCCGGGGCTGCTCAACAGGTTCGCTGACTCGAGAAGCGGAGGTATCAGGACGACATGAAAGCGATACGGTCACTCTATCACTATAATATTTTCTAATATTTTCGGTTTTTAATTACACATCTAGCGGAATGATTTTGCTCTCTCTCTCCATGAGTGTACTGTATCATTGAGGGTTGCAGGCAGCGCTCAAGCATGCTGTGCTTGTGGCCCCATCATGCAGATCATCCAGGGCAGCAGGTTCGCTGCAGATTTCGCCGCATCATTTCAACAATTCGAGGGGTGCACACAAGTTAAATTCTTGTACGGCCAAGGTCCTCCATGTCGAGGTGATAGTATGCTCATAGGTATCATGTCCGACTCTCACGATAACTTTCGGGGCATCAAGGAAGCTCTGGGCGTATTCTCTAAGAGAGATGTTAAGCTGGTGCTGCACGCTGGAGACGTGATCGGATCCGGGAACGCGTATCTCTTCGATGGCTACGGCATTCCTGTGAGACTAGTCTACGGGAACAACGACGGAGACCGCGTCGGACTTTCGAGATACTTCGAGAGGTTCGGGGGTGAGTATCTCGGAGACTTCGGGGAGTTAGAGGTGGATGGATTGAGGATCG from Methanothrix thermoacetophila PT includes the following:
- a CDS encoding imidazoleglycerol-phosphate dehydratase; the encoded protein is MRRGRSEISEMGAFAAVEMNLDGSGAATASTGSGFMDHMLNSMAKLGSIDIRASAGGNSLYRYSLLGSAIGASLDQTLGDRSGIRRYGFAAIPMDDALAEVALDLGGRAYLVMRGSFNGERIGDLNTFEIKAVLMGITDRGRLTLHVRFYGENDHHIAESIFKALGLAIRNAVEPGAAGVLSTKGVI
- a CDS encoding methionine synthase translates to MRFDDIGSFPHARIDGLGREEYLSLVRSIMEMKISAGVQVPTYPQLRDMIDMFMNPMRSPETTEKPYLIRRDAAEIIELNALRSIGRSVRVCVTGPLELYISEFGSTDYADILLNIAESVSRFIERAIEKARLLDIDVAVISIDEPSLGISSSIVFSEDEIIEALEVASRVCAGRVDVQVHLHSPVYAELCARVPGINVIGVESASHPDYLDIIDRKVLAENDTFIRTGIARTDILSMVARLNELLNTNLWEQPERLEVEILRMESPEVIKRRLERAVRIFGDLVRYAGPDCGLGSWPSQHLAAGLLRNCAKAIEAFRGETG
- the thrC gene encoding threonine synthase yields the protein MSNLMFYSTNGSPERVDFREALLSGQAPDMGLYMPEEIPRIGTEEIVRFSKMRYPEIAYRVVGPYIGDLIPKEDLVSILEDAYNFDVPIERVFDRAHIMRLDRGPTCSFKDFAARLMGRLVQYFLEREGRSVIILTATSGDTGSAVAHAFYGLSNVQVVVLYPRDEVTERQRKQMTTLGGNVHALAVDGKFDDCQALVKRAFADPELRDLNLSSANSINVGRLLPQAVYYFYAYSRISEGEEIVISVPSGNFGNLMGGLIAMRMGLPVRRFVVATNENDEFPVFMRTGIYKPIRPSRNCISNAMNVGHPSNLARVFALYGGWLDEKGEVRREPDLDAMRRDMFAVSVSDDETRKTIKEVYERYRVLLEPHGAVGWAGLMRYFEEVERWEPTVSLETADPAKFPEEIIRVLGVTPPLPRAMAELDSLEEHIKEISGSYESLKSYLRGLR
- a CDS encoding metallophosphoesterase — encoded protein: MLIGIMSDSHDNFRGIKEALGVFSKRDVKLVLHAGDVIGSGNAYLFDGYGIPVRLVYGNNDGDRVGLSRYFERFGGEYLGDFGELEVDGLRIAMLHGTEEPLVRAVVTSGLYDVVVRGHTHVAEVRREGRTLVVNPGEIWGHLTGVRSVAIMDTSTTEVEIVELGRCETFREILQK